From the genome of Populus trichocarpa isolate Nisqually-1 chromosome 15, P.trichocarpa_v4.1, whole genome shotgun sequence, one region includes:
- the LOC7464540 gene encoding uncharacterized protein LOC7464540 isoform X2: MDGKEVSGSYLIVSEGKSDSFYPMYFGVSCALFALKVLTKPVKEDDRWSELCDKMLRGSAHLLRLLVWKIQREGADGEHCELLHKLETAEKEIMELKKIRCDDAKANEKVVSIPASQEQSWLIERKELRQHIGGLMSELRVLEKKNEEAISELNEKLNEMKLLVQSKDKAVEEEEHKRKELEEKLAKTEKIAEELRETAKRKAQEHSTDILKHKTAFLELVSNQRQLEAEMGRALRQLEAKRKELDAVLEQKEESMMLTQKLSMEVVKVRKDLEQKDKILSAILRKSKLDTTEKKMLLKEVKLSKSKKKKAELETTESWKSVSESKHEKHSLRSMFSLHTNLMRSEDPPIKRGASQVVKGGSQSIDYDLEYENPEFQKNSEVSSPLSNLYSPEGCDELADGKRLEGWVRSEAGKYAATIEKRHHLEIDAFAEQMRLKDEKLEAFRWRMLSMEIESKRLQSHIEGLNRDVSRIRHENMKLEALLLERKKELTDLKDQLKAQIKPQSCQQANLSSSLDDPALVHDSILSRAKNVKKEPTENNQEGKVHLTETSQEKNTEKEEEEEDEEALHNQSRNVSKIVQSPENEFEEEKDVSNQGCTQEASASPVVVDTVEKIALTSQSLMKTNNSTWGMDLHALGVSYKIKRLKQQLLMLERLTGKQDSGEHLGNSDEAKNGIKAFQALVSLLNKQVNKYQSLQEKTDELCKRMHDNDVDVSRRDSSTSTARKKGETKTLEQFLEETFQVQRYMVATGQKLMEVQSRIASDFVKVPEELEKSAGSFDMKRFADSIKTLFQEVQRGLEVRIARIIGDLGGTLACEGMIRMRGL; this comes from the exons ATGGATGGAAAAGAGGTCTCTGGTTCTTATTTGATAGTCTCAGAAGGGAAGAGTGACAGCTTCTATCCAATGTATTTTGGTGTTTCTTGTGCTCTCTTCGCTCTCAAAGTCTTGACAAAGCCTGTTAAGGAAGACGATAGATGGTCAGAATTGTGCGATAAAATGCTTCGAGGAAGTGCTCATCTCTTGAGATTGCTTGTTTGGAAAATCCAGAGAGAAGGAGCAGATGGTGAACACTGTGAGCTTCTTCATAAGCTTGAGACTGCTGAGAAAGAGATCATGGAGCTGAAGAAAATAAGGTGTGACGATGCAAAAGCGAATGAGAAAGTTGTTAGTATCCCTGCATCGCAAGAGCAGAGCTGGTTGATCGAAAGGAAGGAGCTTCGACAGCACATTGGAGGTCTTATGAGTGAATTGAGGGTTCTTGAGAAGAAGAATGAAGAAGCTATTTCtgaattgaatgaaaaattgaacGAGATGAAACTTTTGGTGCAGTCCAAGGATAAGGCAGTGGAGGAAGAGGAGCATAAAAGGAAGGAGttagaagaaaaattagcaaAGACTGAAAAAATTGCAGAAGAATTGAGAGAAACGGCTAAGCGTAAGGCTCAAGAGCATTCTACTGATATTTTGAAGCACAAAACTGCCTTCCTTGAGCTGGTATCTAACCAACGGCAGCTTGAAGCTGAGATGGGCAGAGCACTCAGGCAACTTGAGGCTAAAAGGAAAGAGCTTGATGCAGTCTTAGAGCAAAAGGAGGAGTCAATGATGTTGACCCAAAAACTATCCATGGAGGTTGTGAAGGTGAGAAAGGATTTGGAACAGAAAGATAAGATCTTGTCAGCAATTCTGAGGAAATCCAAGCTGGATacaactgaaaagaaaatgctCTTGAAGGAAGTTAAATTATCAAAgtccaagaagaagaaagctgAACTAGAAACAACAGAAAGTTGGAAATCTGTTTCAGAGTCTAAGCATGAGAAGCATTCATTGAGAAGTATGTTTTCTCTCCACACCAATCTGATGAGGTCAGAAGATCCTCCAATTAAAAGAGGGGCATCCCAAGTTGTAAAGGGCGGATCACAGTCAATTGATTATGATCTTGAGTATGAGAATCCTGAGTTTCAAAAGAACTCGGAAGTTTCTTCGCCACTTTCTAACCTCTATTCACCAGAAGGATGTGATGAACTAG CTGATGGCAAGCGGTTGGAAGGATGGGTTCGCTCGGAAGCAGGAAAGTACGCAGCCACAATTGAGAAGAGGCATCATTTAGAGATAGATGCTTTTGCGGAACAAATGAGACTTAAAGATGAGAAATTAGAAGCTTTTCGCTGGCGAATGCTGAGCATGGAAATAGAATCAAAGCGTCTGCAGTCTCACATTGAAGGGCTGAACCGGGATGTTTCACGGATCAGGCATGAGAACATGAAACTGGAAGCCTTGTTAttggagaggaaaaaagaattaaccGACTTGAAAGACCAGCTCAAGGCACAAATAAAACCTCAGTCTTGCCAACAGGCCAACTTAAGCTCATCTCTAGATGATCCAGCATTAGTCCATGATTCCATTTTGTCCAGAGCCAAGAATGTAAAGAAAGAACCAACAGAGAATAATCAAGAGGGAAAGGTACATCTGACGGAAACATCTCAAGAGAAGAAtactgaaaaagaagaagaagaagaagatgaggaagCCCTTCATAACCAGTCCAGAAATGTCAGTAAAATTGTCCAATCTCCAGAAAACGAGTTTGAGGAAGAGAAGGATGTCTCCAACCAAGGCTGCACTCAAGAGGCAAGTGCGAGTCCAGTGGTGGTTGATACTGTAGAAAAGATAGCATTGACTAGCCAGTCATTGATGAAGacaaataattcaacatggGGGATGGACCTCCATGCTCTTGGAGTTTCTTATAAGATCAAGAGGCTGAAGCAGCAACTTCTAATGCTAGAGAGATTGACAGGAAAGCAAGACAGTGGTGAACATTTAGGTAACAGTGATGAGGCAAAAAATGGGATAAAGGCCTTCCAAGCATTGGTGTCTTTGCTTAATAAACAAGTCAACAAGTACCAGTCGCTCCAAGAGAAGACCGATGAACTCTGCAAACGGATG CATGATAATGATGTAGACGTGAGTCGCAGAGATTCCAGCACTAGCACTGCTAGGAAAAAGGGAGAAACTAAAACATTAGAGCAGTTCCTAGAGGAAACATTTCAGGTTCAGAGATACATGGTTGCAACAGGACAGAAACTGATGGAAGTTCAGTCCAGGATTGCATCTGATTTCGTCAAGGTCCCCGAAGAGCTTGAAAAATCTGCCGGCAGCTTTGACATGAAGCGTTTCGCTGACAGCATTAAAACTCTTTTCCAAGAAGTTCAAAGAGGACTTGAAGTTCGGATTGCTCGAATTATTGGTGATCTTGGGGGCACTCTAGCTTGTGAGGGAATGATTCGTATGAGAGGGTTGTGA
- the LOC7464540 gene encoding uncharacterized protein LOC7464540 isoform X1 — translation MDGKEVSGSYLIVSEGKSDSFYPMYFGVSCALFALKVLTKPVKEDDRWSELCDKMLRGSAHLLRLLVWKIQREGADGEHCELLHKLETAEKEIMELKKIRCDDAKANEKVVSIPASQEQSWLIERKELRQHIGGLMSELRVLEKKNEEAISELNEKLNEMKLLVQSKDKAVEEEEHKRKELEEKLAKTEKIAEELRETAKRKAQEHSTDILKHKTAFLELVSNQRQLEAEMGRALRQLEAKRKELDAVLEQKEESMMLTQKLSMEVVKVRKDLEQKDKILSAILRKSKLDTTEKKMLLKEVKLSKSKKKKAELETTESWKSVSESKHEKHSLRSMFSLHTNLMRSEDPPIKRGASQVVKGGSQSIDYDLEYENPEFQKNSEVSSPLSNLYSPEGCDELAIAADGKRLEGWVRSEAGKYAATIEKRHHLEIDAFAEQMRLKDEKLEAFRWRMLSMEIESKRLQSHIEGLNRDVSRIRHENMKLEALLLERKKELTDLKDQLKAQIKPQSCQQANLSSSLDDPALVHDSILSRAKNVKKEPTENNQEGKVHLTETSQEKNTEKEEEEEDEEALHNQSRNVSKIVQSPENEFEEEKDVSNQGCTQEASASPVVVDTVEKIALTSQSLMKTNNSTWGMDLHALGVSYKIKRLKQQLLMLERLTGKQDSGEHLGNSDEAKNGIKAFQALVSLLNKQVNKYQSLQEKTDELCKRMHDNDVDVSRRDSSTSTARKKGETKTLEQFLEETFQVQRYMVATGQKLMEVQSRIASDFVKVPEELEKSAGSFDMKRFADSIKTLFQEVQRGLEVRIARIIGDLGGTLACEGMIRMRGL, via the exons ATGGATGGAAAAGAGGTCTCTGGTTCTTATTTGATAGTCTCAGAAGGGAAGAGTGACAGCTTCTATCCAATGTATTTTGGTGTTTCTTGTGCTCTCTTCGCTCTCAAAGTCTTGACAAAGCCTGTTAAGGAAGACGATAGATGGTCAGAATTGTGCGATAAAATGCTTCGAGGAAGTGCTCATCTCTTGAGATTGCTTGTTTGGAAAATCCAGAGAGAAGGAGCAGATGGTGAACACTGTGAGCTTCTTCATAAGCTTGAGACTGCTGAGAAAGAGATCATGGAGCTGAAGAAAATAAGGTGTGACGATGCAAAAGCGAATGAGAAAGTTGTTAGTATCCCTGCATCGCAAGAGCAGAGCTGGTTGATCGAAAGGAAGGAGCTTCGACAGCACATTGGAGGTCTTATGAGTGAATTGAGGGTTCTTGAGAAGAAGAATGAAGAAGCTATTTCtgaattgaatgaaaaattgaacGAGATGAAACTTTTGGTGCAGTCCAAGGATAAGGCAGTGGAGGAAGAGGAGCATAAAAGGAAGGAGttagaagaaaaattagcaaAGACTGAAAAAATTGCAGAAGAATTGAGAGAAACGGCTAAGCGTAAGGCTCAAGAGCATTCTACTGATATTTTGAAGCACAAAACTGCCTTCCTTGAGCTGGTATCTAACCAACGGCAGCTTGAAGCTGAGATGGGCAGAGCACTCAGGCAACTTGAGGCTAAAAGGAAAGAGCTTGATGCAGTCTTAGAGCAAAAGGAGGAGTCAATGATGTTGACCCAAAAACTATCCATGGAGGTTGTGAAGGTGAGAAAGGATTTGGAACAGAAAGATAAGATCTTGTCAGCAATTCTGAGGAAATCCAAGCTGGATacaactgaaaagaaaatgctCTTGAAGGAAGTTAAATTATCAAAgtccaagaagaagaaagctgAACTAGAAACAACAGAAAGTTGGAAATCTGTTTCAGAGTCTAAGCATGAGAAGCATTCATTGAGAAGTATGTTTTCTCTCCACACCAATCTGATGAGGTCAGAAGATCCTCCAATTAAAAGAGGGGCATCCCAAGTTGTAAAGGGCGGATCACAGTCAATTGATTATGATCTTGAGTATGAGAATCCTGAGTTTCAAAAGAACTCGGAAGTTTCTTCGCCACTTTCTAACCTCTATTCACCAGAAGGATGTGATGAACTAG CAATTGCAGCTGATGGCAAGCGGTTGGAAGGATGGGTTCGCTCGGAAGCAGGAAAGTACGCAGCCACAATTGAGAAGAGGCATCATTTAGAGATAGATGCTTTTGCGGAACAAATGAGACTTAAAGATGAGAAATTAGAAGCTTTTCGCTGGCGAATGCTGAGCATGGAAATAGAATCAAAGCGTCTGCAGTCTCACATTGAAGGGCTGAACCGGGATGTTTCACGGATCAGGCATGAGAACATGAAACTGGAAGCCTTGTTAttggagaggaaaaaagaattaaccGACTTGAAAGACCAGCTCAAGGCACAAATAAAACCTCAGTCTTGCCAACAGGCCAACTTAAGCTCATCTCTAGATGATCCAGCATTAGTCCATGATTCCATTTTGTCCAGAGCCAAGAATGTAAAGAAAGAACCAACAGAGAATAATCAAGAGGGAAAGGTACATCTGACGGAAACATCTCAAGAGAAGAAtactgaaaaagaagaagaagaagaagatgaggaagCCCTTCATAACCAGTCCAGAAATGTCAGTAAAATTGTCCAATCTCCAGAAAACGAGTTTGAGGAAGAGAAGGATGTCTCCAACCAAGGCTGCACTCAAGAGGCAAGTGCGAGTCCAGTGGTGGTTGATACTGTAGAAAAGATAGCATTGACTAGCCAGTCATTGATGAAGacaaataattcaacatggGGGATGGACCTCCATGCTCTTGGAGTTTCTTATAAGATCAAGAGGCTGAAGCAGCAACTTCTAATGCTAGAGAGATTGACAGGAAAGCAAGACAGTGGTGAACATTTAGGTAACAGTGATGAGGCAAAAAATGGGATAAAGGCCTTCCAAGCATTGGTGTCTTTGCTTAATAAACAAGTCAACAAGTACCAGTCGCTCCAAGAGAAGACCGATGAACTCTGCAAACGGATG CATGATAATGATGTAGACGTGAGTCGCAGAGATTCCAGCACTAGCACTGCTAGGAAAAAGGGAGAAACTAAAACATTAGAGCAGTTCCTAGAGGAAACATTTCAGGTTCAGAGATACATGGTTGCAACAGGACAGAAACTGATGGAAGTTCAGTCCAGGATTGCATCTGATTTCGTCAAGGTCCCCGAAGAGCTTGAAAAATCTGCCGGCAGCTTTGACATGAAGCGTTTCGCTGACAGCATTAAAACTCTTTTCCAAGAAGTTCAAAGAGGACTTGAAGTTCGGATTGCTCGAATTATTGGTGATCTTGGGGGCACTCTAGCTTGTGAGGGAATGATTCGTATGAGAGGGTTGTGA
- the LOC7475181 gene encoding uncharacterized protein At4g00950, giving the protein MMGSGDDQLGYDPSPTPKLSLFSLSSKLHESPAGMLTPPIHTLASVPFKWEEAPGKPRPSCATQSKPKFARCLELPPRLLNEAKVSNMPSPTTVFDGPYVPRSLSLGKGRSLSNLENLGCGEVNSKERVTFGSGRWGFFRKNNKEVAAPSHGDIGVNHGGREAVRVKITRIRRRSSFLGLSHTRSHFWTDICESFKHAVPWTRR; this is encoded by the exons ATGATGGGGTCTGGTGATGATCAGCTAGGTTATGATCCGAGTCCTACACCAAAACTCTCCTTGTTTTCACTTTCAAGCAAGCTACATGAGTCGCCTGCAGGGATGTTAACCCCGCCAATCCATACATTAGCCTCAGTTCCATTCAAGTGGGAGGAAGCACCAGGCAAGCCTAGACCTTCTTGCGCCACTCAATCCAAGCCCAAGTTTGCTAGGTGCTTGGAACTGCCACCAAGGTTGTTAAACGAGGCCAAGGTTAGCAACATGCCTTCTCCAACAACTGTCTTCGATGGACCTTACGTGCCTCGTTCCTTATCTCTTGGAAAGGGACGTTCATTGAGCAACTTAGAGAATTTGGGCTGCGGGGAGGTGAATAGCAAAGAGAGGGTTACATTTGGGTCTGGTAGGTGGGGATTCttcaggaaaaataataaagaagttGCTGCTCCTAGCCATGGAGATATTGGTGTTAATCATGGAGGACGTGAAGCAGTTAGAGTGAAGATCACAAGAATTAGAAGAAGATCAAGTTTCTTGGGGCTTTCTCACACAAGATCACATTTTTGG ACAGACATCTGTGAAAGCTTCAAGCATGCGGTCCCATGGACACGAAGGTAG